In Rutidosis leptorrhynchoides isolate AG116_Rl617_1_P2 chromosome 2, CSIRO_AGI_Rlap_v1, whole genome shotgun sequence, one genomic interval encodes:
- the LOC139888989 gene encoding secreted RxLR effector protein 161-like, which produces MIDCKAAETPAIPSQKLFIEEGAELANQEQYQRIVGKLIYLAHTRPYIAYAVEVVSQFMHHPQAHHMDAVWRIIRYLKGTTGHGVVFKNNGHLNTQIYIDASWGGEKGDRKSTSGYFTSVGGNLVTCKSKKQKVVALSSAEAEFRGIARGVQEALWIRKLLTEIGFPPEDTSKIFLHFIKEKLKAEIISLPFVRSEDQLADILTKSVNGRLFNEVLVKLNIENLTIQLEGEC; this is translated from the exons ATGATCGACTGCAAAGCAGCCGAGACTCCTGCAATTCCAAGCCAGAAACTGTTTATAGAAGAAGGAGCTGAACTTGCAAATCAAGAACAATATCAAAGGATCGTTGGAAAGCTGATCTATCTTGCTCATACTCGCCCGTATATAGCGTATGCAGTAGAAGTTGTCAGCCAATTTATGCATCACCCTCAAGCACATCACATGGATGCTGTGTGGAGAATCATTAGATACCTCAAAGGTACAACTGGACATGGAGTTGTATTTAAAAACAACGGACACCTCAATACTCAAATATACATAGATGCAAGCTGGGGAGGTGAAAAGGGAGACAGAAAATCCACATCGGGGTATTTTACCTCAGTCGGCGGGAACCTAGTTACGTGCAAAAGTAAAAAACAAAAAGTTGTAGCTCTTTCAAGTGCCGAAGCTGAGTTCAGAGGAATAGCACGAGGAGTACAAGAAGCACTTTGGATCCGAAAGCTACTAACGGAAATTGGATTTCCACCAGAAGACACTAGCAAGATTTTTTT ACACTTTATCAAAGAGAAGCTCAAAGCAGAAATCATCTCACTTCCATTTGTGAGATCAGAAGACCAACTTGCAGACATACTCACCAAATCAGTCAATGGAAGACTCTTCAATGAAGTTCTAGTCAAGTTGAATATTGAAAAtctcactattcaacttgagggggagtgttag
- the LOC139893233 gene encoding uncharacterized protein, which produces MKKKGLNKTAAIFAHEVVNQEPVVGNSLSDCWRMYYEEYGHLHQRNEVQINTQLVTQGLSNINISPAVQNRTHLNMGQQTTHKGMNVASDPQNLTPTRITSAPQSSSKQILNKLAHSQIKLRALCSILGTTPEQLFNPHIMVPINQPSTNFLNESSPHERQGEDVAKAHTSLEIVEISDDEIE; this is translated from the exons ATGAAGAAAAAAGGGCTAAATAAAACAGCTGCTATTTTTGCCCATGAAGTAGTTAATCAAGAACCTGTTG TTGGTAATTCTTTGAGCGATTGCTGGCGCATGTACTATGAAGAATACGGTCATCTG CATCAGCGTAATGAAGTTCAAATTAATACGCAATTAGTCACACAAGGTTTGAGTAACATAAACATATCACCAGCAGTCCAAAACAGAACACATCTCAATATGGGTCAACAAACTACCCACAAG GGTATGAATGTTGCCAGTGATCCACAAAATCTGACTCCAACGAGGATAACGTCGGCCCCACAAAGTTCGTCTAAACAAATCTTAAATAAGTTAGCACATAGTCAAATTAAACTCCGGGCCTTGTGTTCTATACTTGGAACAACTCCAGAACAG ctattcaaCCCTCATATAATGGTACCGATAAACCAACCATCGACAAATTTTCTTAATGAATCAAGTCCACACGAGAGACAA GGTGAGGATGTTGCTAAAGCTCACACATCTTTGGAAATTGTGGAAATTAGTGACGACGAGATCGAGTAG
- the LOC139892071 gene encoding pentatricopeptide repeat-containing protein At5g66520-like, protein MPQILCRPLKQSLLYEPVFLLASSISTSKHISDIKNASSPQKSMQIYAQMRLESIPVDCFTVLYTLTACTRLHNLPLIRHLHSHILKQGFISNVYIMSSLLHGYSNVCFGDARDVFDEMPERNIVTWNTMITGFSRLGNIEKARSLFDEMPLRNIVSWSAMIAAYFHNGHRRKGLELFCKMLIDEKLKPDQFTLCAVLGGCGRMGSFGLVLGKSIHGFIIKNEWVVNVELGTALIDMYAKCGFLKVATLVFNMMRDTNVFSWTALICGAAQHGYVNEARTLFERMQETGVKPNEFTFTGILTACVQAGLIDEGRKYFKMIEEYGLKPNVHHYCCMVDLYGKSGKLENAYEVIMSMQTEANMNIWGSFLNSCKVQDNFKMAERVIYRVIEMLRPEKDGGVYSLIADLFVMGEKWDDAERIRRLMVSQNVKKARGVSFLSTGVS, encoded by the coding sequence ATGCCCCAGATTTTATGTCGCCCATTAAAGCAATCGCTACTCTATGAACCAGTTTTCCTATTAGCATCATCAATTTCAACGTCAAAACACATTTCAGACATCAAAAATGCATCCTCCCCTCAAAAATCTATGCAAATTTACGCTCAAATGCGCCTTGAATCGATCCCCGTTGATTGCTTCACCGTCCTTTATACGCTTACAGCTTGCACCCGTTTACATAACCTCCCTCTGATTCGTCACCTTCATTCCCATATTTTGAAACAAGGATTCATATCCAATGTCTACATTATGTCATCTCTCTTGCATGGATACTCGAATGTCTGTTTCGGTGATGCCCGTGATGTGTTCGATGAAATGCCTGAGAGAAATATTGTTACATGGAATACTATGATCACTGGGTTTTCAAGATTAGGTAATATAGAAAAAGCAAGGTCCTTATTTGATGAAATGCCTTTGAGAAATATTGTTTCTTGGTCTGCGATGATTGCAGCTTACTTCCATAACGGTCATAGGCGAAAAGGACTCGAACTCTTTTGTAAGATGTTGATTGATGAAAAGCTAAAACCCGACCAGTTTACTTTGTGCGCGGTTTTAGGAGGGTGTGGACGTATGGGTTCATTTGGGTTGGTTTTGGGGAAGTCTATTCACGGGTTTATTATAAAGAACGAATGGGTGGTCAATGTTGAACTTGGAACCGCGTTAATCGATATGTATGCGAAATGTGGGTTCTTGAAAGTTGCTACATTGGTGTTTAATATGATGAGAGATACAAATGTTTTCTCTTGGACTGCGTTAATTTGTGGGGCTGCACAACATGGTTATGTTAACGAAGCAAGAACCCTGTTTGAGAGGATGCAAGAAACGGGCGTTAAACCTAACGAGTTCACGTTCACAGGGATATTAACTGCTTGTGTGCAGGCTGGGTTGATTGATGAGGGCCGAAAGTACTTTAAAATGATTGAGGAATACGGGTTGAAGCCCAATGTTCATCATTATTGTTGTATGGTTGATTTATATGGGAAATCAGGAAAGCTGGAAAATGCATACGAAGTTATTATGAGTATGCAGACTGAGGCTAATATGAATATTTGGGGATCGTTTTTAAACTCGTGTAAGGTGCAAGATAATTTTAAGATGGCTGAAAGAGTGATTTATCGAGTGATAGAGATGTTGAGGCCAGAGAAAGATGGAGGTGTTTATAGTCTAATTGCCGATTTGTTTGTTATGGGTGAGAAGTGGGATGATGCAGAAAGGATTAGAAGGTTAATGGTTAGCCAGAATGTTAAAAAAGCTAGAGGAGTAAGTTTTCTTAGTACTGGTGTATCATGA